Genomic window (Pyrus communis chromosome 13, drPyrComm1.1, whole genome shotgun sequence):
AGGGTTAATGGTTTAAGGTTTGAGCAAAGAGGTGCAGCTATAGAAACTGAGTTTGTTGAAAAATACAGTCGAATTTCGCAGTTCCCAATAGATAATTGGATGTCTGGAGATGAGATTGAAACGAACATGAGTAGGTCTATGTCTGTAAATTCAAGTGTAGGAGATGTTTCAGCCCACTTACAGAATTTTGCTGGGTCAGTGAGagcaaaaggaagtatggaccagtTTCGGGGTGTAGAAAGAGATTGGTTTGATGGGTTTTACGCGAGCTCCAGGGTCGGGGCTCAGCGTGGAAGAATCCCAACTTCTGCTTATCCTGACGAGAGGCCATCAAACTATAAGGTAGATTCTTTTGATGGTATGAGTGAAGTTGCAAATTTGGAACAGGATCGAGCGGAGCTTCTAAGGAAGTTGGATGAGCTGAAGCAGAAACTGAGCGGATCTTATGATGTGGTAGATAAACCGTGGGAACCGGTTCCTACGGAGAGGAGTAGGACCCCGCCTGATCCTTATGGTGACCGGTTAACTTATAATCTTTCCATGCAGCCTTACGCTGTGGACGAGCAGATGACAAGGCCCCCTTACTTAAACCATAGCCATGGACATGTTCCTTTTATGGGTTATCGTAACATGGATACGCCAAACTTCTATCCTCCTCAAAGGCATCCCTTGAATGCAATTCCTGAATATGAGGATCCATCTCAGCAACAAATGAAACGGAGGCCTCCTCCTCATCTACTCCAGTACCCAAGACCACAATCTCATGAGTACTTTATGGGGCAGCGCATGGAATTCAGTTCAAATCCACATGATAACACTTCTCACTCGCCTGCTTGCTCTTGTTTAGGATGCTACAACCAGAATCCGGTAGCTTCACCCCAAGTCTCGCTTGATGATTTTGGGAATCAAAGGGTTCCAAAAGCTCCGGTTAGTTTGAATACCTACCAACAAGTCAAGCCACATGATTATAATCCCCGACATGCTAGTCCTCCTCCATTGCACACAAGATGGCAAAGCGACTTTGATTCAGAACCAAGAAGCACGATGGCAGTTAATAGGCGTGGACAAATCTTCCATCCTGTAGCAGGAGGTGCCCCATTCATCACATGCTTTAGTTGCTTTGAAGTACTGAAACTTCCTAGAAAACTTAAGAATACCAATAATAATCAGTCAAAACTGCGGTGTGGTTCCTGTTCAACTGTTATCTCACTTGAAATCAAGAGTAAAAAGCTCATTACTTCTGCTCCTAAAGATTCCAAGCAACAATCTTCTGAGGTTGATCAAAGTTCTAATGAGGCATTAAAAGGCAGCATTTCAAGTCCTCATGGTAGTCTGAATGCAGGTGACACCAGATCCTGCTGTGATGATTTAGATCATTCTGATCATTACTTGCCATCCATAGAAACCAAAGACAATTTACTGACAGAAGCATTAAAAGGCAGCATTTCAAGTCTTCATGGTAGTCCGAATGCAGGTGACATCAAATCCCGCTGTGATGATTTAGATCATTCTGATCATAACTTGCCATCCATAGAAACCAAAGACAATTTACTGACAGAAGATCAGACACTGAACGTGGATGAATCTGAGAAGAGGCAAGGTCTTACTTCAACATCTTCCATCTCTTccaagaaggaggaggaggaggaggaggtggagatATCAGATTGTGTAATCGCAAATAGAGATGTTCCTGACTCTGCTGAGTTGCCAAAAAAAGATTCATTTTCTCCAAAGCGTCCAGGTTTGCCTCTTTGGGAGCAGTCTGATAGTCCTAAACGTACAGTAAGCGGAGATGAGAAGGGAAATGATTGTGACTGCAAGAACCAAGACAAGGCACTCTTTAGAAAGATCACTTCTCCACAGAATTCTGTGAAAGATAGTTCGGTGGAAACTGACGTAGATGTTTCTTACAATGAATATCTCAACACCAACATTTCTCAAGACTCCGCAGAGGGAAGAAATGAACAAGATCACCCCAAAATCGGCAAGGGTGCTGATTCCTTCTTAGTGGGTCTCATCAAAAGGAGCTTTAAAGATTTCTCAAAATCTAATCAAGCTGTGGAGAAAACAAGGCCTACTGTTTTTATTAATGGGCAACCTATACCGGATCATGTCGTTAAGAAAGCTGAAAAGCTCGCCGGCCCGATTCAACCTGGAGATTATTGGTAAGTCTGCGTGTTGCCTCCCAAGTTAAGTGTATGACATATCTAAATTCCTTTAGCTAAAAGACTAACTTGTTTCGTGTCTGCATTTTTAACTAGGTATGACTTCAGAGCCGGATTCTGGGGTGTGATGGGCCAAACTTGCCTTGGCATAATTCCTGTGagaacaatgaaattttgatttgcaaatttccTTGTACATGGTTCATGTGGAATTATAAATAAAGCATTCATGTTGTCTTGCAGCCTTTTATTGAAGAATTCTATTACCCCATTCCAACAAGTTGTGCTGCTGGCAATACCAGTGTCTACGTAAATGGGAGAGAGCTACATCAGAGAGATTTGGACCTACTTGCAAGCAGAGGACTACCAACTACAAGGGATAAATTTTATACCGTCGAAATGTCTGGGAGAGTTGTGGATGAGGACTTAGGGAAAGAGTTAAAAAGCCTTGGCAAACTTGCCCCCTCGTAAGTCCTTGTTCATATTTAAGTTTGATTACAGTCGCATGTTGATTATTGTCTTCTTTTTAAGATTCCAACGTAAAGAAAAATGCACAATTGATATCAAAAACCATTTGGCTTGATCCTTACTTGGCTATTGCCCTGTGTCTGCGAGTGTAAACTAAGATTACTGTCATTTTGTTGCTTTGCATTTATTCATTGCTTTTCTTTTACTATAACCACCATTTGCTAATATATCAACCTTCATAAGTAAAGATGTTTTTGTATCAGCTTGCctgttttattttcatttagttATCTGTATTCTTATTGATTCATTCATGACCGTTGACGTTTTATTGGACAGAGTTGAGAAGGCAAAGCGGGGATTCGGCATGAAAGTCCCCAGAATGGTTGTGTGAACATTCACTTTTGCGGCTTCCATTTCCTGATTTAAATTTCGTGTGTTGTTGATACTTTAAAGATGATGGTGACAGGTCAATCACCAATTGCATTCTTGGCGTGTTCTTAGATCCTAGGTGTTTGTTAGTTCATACGTTTGTATCTCTGCGAGTGTAGGTGACTTGTTCAATTATGTTGTAGGCATTTTGAAATTGATGCAGCaattgtcccttttttttttttatcttcttgtatttgtaCAATACAATTCTTCTGTACTATCGACGTGCTTGTCCGTACATTCGGATTTCGCTTTATCGAGCCTCGTTGTCCCGGCGAGATTGCTGCTGCGTTATACATTGAAAGGTACAGAACATATTGCACTTATGTAAACCAGTTTTTGTCAAGCCTCAACCAAGTAGATTTCAACTTTTCATCTTAAATAAGCGTCTGATATGCGTACTGGTTTCTGATTCTGTCAAAGTtagggtggttttttttttttctataaaataaaaaaataaatatttgaggAGGGAAATTTTGGATCTGATTGAAATGGAATCCTACCTTCTAGTGAGTATTTGCAATCTAATGCCCATGACAAGCCAAGATCTCGCTATGATATGCCAATGATGTTGTGACAAGTCAACGACATATCTATGGCATGCCAATCCTCACAAGTTGTCGATAGAAAGCATGTCATTGACATGTAATAGGCCATCCTATTCTCGCTCCATATCAATAACGAGGCTCGTCATAGAGAAAGTCTTAGGTCCAGAAGTTAGTCCATCTCATTCGTCCGGCCTAGACTAAAAAAATCTCACATTGCACACAACTTCTGCTTTGAGGCTCATCGTTATTTCATGTTTTGCCTCCACCCCTCTCACACCCTCCAAATTAGAGGTGCTGTACCATGACTTTCTTACCTAATTAGTTTTATTGGAGTCAaccaaataataaatatatctTAATCAAGCTTGTATTACCTAATTAGTTGATCAAGTGAGCCTTAAATTGGATCAAGGAGTTGGTGGAGTGGTGCTTTCAAATACATGATTTTTGAAGATTTAATGATATTAGACAACAATTCAACATCAGAATACCAAACATCTCTACGTTTCGAAATACCAAAACAGCAATTAACACACACACATTCTATTGTAAATCATCCGAGTTGTATTTGAGACGGTGAGTCTTTGAACTATTGATGTATAAATAACAAATTGAAGATCGATTggctattttttattataaaaatattaaaattgttGCAGttctattagattaggaatgtgattgtgtaaatccttgtagatatgggaatgtatcttatattcctattaggagtagattacctattaaatgttgtaatcctaaaaggaaatgttttacctatcctactactataaatagaggcacaatggggtggaatagaacacacccacaattacacatctctctcttctctctactattgccgcacctttctctctctctatggcctccataattgttcagtaaattatgcctacaacacgttatcagcatgctCTTGACACTACGCTAAAGAGAGTTTCttcttcaatcaggggagtattacgttttaatcattctttttatgattaatttactattttattaaattgatccacatgctattgattcaatttaatttttctgt
Coding sequences:
- the LOC137712943 gene encoding uncharacterized protein gives rise to the protein MDLRRGRGKERVFGDRKVNSISGSSSRTDNKEVMVDNYGNNVRERVNGLRFEQRGAAIETEFVEKYSRISQFPIDNWMSGDEIETNMSRSMSVNSSVGDVSAHLQNFAGSVRAKGSMDQFRGVERDWFDGFYASSRVGAQRGRIPTSAYPDERPSNYKVDSFDGMSEVANLEQDRAELLRKLDELKQKLSGSYDVVDKPWEPVPTERSRTPPDPYGDRLTYNLSMQPYAVDEQMTRPPYLNHSHGHVPFMGYRNMDTPNFYPPQRHPLNAIPEYEDPSQQQMKRRPPPHLLQYPRPQSHEYFMGQRMEFSSNPHDNTSHSPACSCLGCYNQNPVASPQVSLDDFGNQRVPKAPVSLNTYQQVKPHDYNPRHASPPPLHTRWQSDFDSEPRSTMAVNRRGQIFHPVAGGAPFITCFSCFEVLKLPRKLKNTNNNQSKLRCGSCSTVISLEIKSKKLITSAPKDSKQQSSEVDQSSNEALKGSISSPHGSLNAGDTRSCCDDLDHSDHYLPSIETKDNLLTEALKGSISSLHGSPNAGDIKSRCDDLDHSDHNLPSIETKDNLLTEDQTLNVDESEKRQGLTSTSSISSKKEEEEEEVEISDCVIANRDVPDSAELPKKDSFSPKRPGLPLWEQSDSPKRTVSGDEKGNDCDCKNQDKALFRKITSPQNSVKDSSVETDVDVSYNEYLNTNISQDSAEGRNEQDHPKIGKGADSFLVGLIKRSFKDFSKSNQAVEKTRPTVFINGQPIPDHVVKKAEKLAGPIQPGDYWYDFRAGFWGVMGQTCLGIIPPFIEEFYYPIPTSCAAGNTSVYVNGRELHQRDLDLLASRGLPTTRDKFYTVEMSGRVVDEDLGKELKSLGKLAPSVEKAKRGFGMKVPRMVV